In a single window of the Nocardiopsis composta genome:
- a CDS encoding ArdC-like ssDNA-binding domain-containing protein, protein MITRRAWLRRYSINNTMLILLQRPDATDVRPIKEWNKAGRRVRKGERGIRILAPCRYRARDDDGNPVTDDDGAPLYRVRTFKVVSVFDVSQTDGDPLPEPETGLVPAELRGAAPEHLWSGIADQISEQGYTVERGDCGSAYGFTDFPDRCVRVRDAVDDAQAAKTLIHELAHILCGHEERITTVPRTVLEVEAESVACIVAAVAGLDSLPYSVPYVAGWADDVDTARQSAERVAAVADAIITRLQASAPTAPVGAP, encoded by the coding sequence ATGATCACCCGTCGGGCGTGGCTGCGCCGCTACTCGATCAACAACACCATGCTGATCCTGCTTCAGCGGCCGGATGCGACCGACGTACGCCCCATCAAGGAATGGAACAAGGCCGGGCGGCGCGTCCGCAAAGGGGAGCGGGGGATCCGGATCCTGGCGCCGTGCCGCTACCGGGCGCGCGACGACGACGGGAACCCGGTCACCGACGATGACGGCGCCCCGCTGTACCGGGTGCGCACGTTCAAGGTCGTGAGCGTCTTCGACGTCTCCCAGACCGACGGCGACCCGCTCCCCGAACCGGAGACCGGACTCGTGCCCGCGGAACTGCGGGGCGCCGCTCCGGAGCACCTGTGGTCCGGCATCGCCGACCAGATCAGCGAACAGGGCTACACGGTGGAACGCGGCGACTGCGGGTCCGCCTACGGCTTCACCGACTTCCCTGACCGGTGCGTGCGGGTGCGCGATGCCGTCGACGACGCCCAAGCGGCCAAGACGCTGATCCACGAACTGGCGCACATCCTGTGCGGCCACGAAGAGCGGATCACGACCGTCCCGCGGACCGTGCTGGAAGTCGAAGCCGAATCGGTGGCCTGCATCGTCGCCGCGGTGGCCGGGCTGGACTCGCTTCCCTACTCGGTGCCCTACGTCGCCGGATGGGCCGACGACGTGGACACCGCCCGCCAAAGCGCCGAACGGGTCGCCGCCGTCGCCGACGCCATCATCACCCGGCTGCAGGCCAGCGCCCCCACAGCGCCGGTCGGCGCGCCCTGA
- a CDS encoding pilus assembly protein TadG-related protein — protein sequence MNTPVPHRRSEGGQVTAFTLTTALALLSVFALVWEGGAALAARARALHLAQEAARAGAQHIDLAAYRAGEDVVLEPAAAQRAAQDFLHRAGADGEARADGESITVIARLDHAFVLLPLGTRSLAATATAAPHTAPEGGP from the coding sequence ATGAACACACCGGTGCCCCACCGGCGGAGTGAAGGCGGGCAGGTCACCGCGTTCACCCTCACCACCGCCCTCGCCCTGCTCAGCGTGTTCGCGCTGGTGTGGGAGGGCGGGGCCGCGCTGGCGGCCCGGGCCCGGGCCCTGCATCTGGCCCAGGAGGCCGCCCGCGCCGGCGCCCAGCACATCGACCTGGCCGCCTACCGCGCCGGCGAGGACGTGGTCTTGGAGCCGGCCGCCGCGCAACGCGCCGCCCAGGATTTCCTCCATCGGGCCGGGGCGGACGGGGAAGCCCGCGCCGACGGCGAGTCCATCACCGTCATCGCCCGCCTGGACCACGCCTTCGTGCTGCTGCCGCTGGGCACCCGCTCCCTGGCCGCCACTGCCACGGCCGCCCCGCACACCGCCCCCGAAGGAGGCCCCTGA
- a CDS encoding OmpA family protein, which yields MRPSLCQAGALVVSIALLVGLPYAAATLPTAPSAGWDAVTAWAYLRGGTLPPGSGTLLLMIGLWGAWGLYVLALGAEVAARLAGRAPRRRLLGPLQVMAATAIGATLSAPAAHAAAPASSAEAVSTPQPEDTGSRTTGGEQGGEEEPGAPQAGESENGLVERTRTLDGFGHDSAELPEEAQADLDPVVQMIAGHAAAGVPVVVTGHTDATGDPDYNQELSQRRAEAVAEQLRTRLGEAAPPIQARGLGSAAPLQEADPEDAAQRRVEIAYTVTTTPPPQSPPSETEKEEPPPADAAPEGTEERSVIVVEVPSAAGVAGAAVAAGAAGFWAGRRGRPASRREDGHDDPDHTTEPEPEAGREGEPEGPVSGGDPGPGWRHDLDLPHTPEHHEEPEPEDEPASETAAPPPPGKRVEVARLRGAVGLTGAGAAGAARTALAAAHHPGLHVIIPAPDLEHLLGAEAAHRIRETTASAVTITGDLEQATARLHTEMLTRLDELDDEEGGERPLLAPDDPEEAVLLIAAADHDAAERIEVLLAGAGAAPVAALLLSNWPERVVAVDHSGTVTGGDGDITPIRGLAWPPATRGHVLDALLTPPPQEPQPALGSAVEEEPADAPEDTGPQHTEETEGPASEEQDEKTAEPPVRLQVLGRITLKIHGRTLAPRRRAAHEAAAYLTLHPDGVRLDRAVEEMWPGEPATRATRRFHDAVSALRAAIRGALPTDSSPAVVLREDDYYRLDPATLRTDLADLHTALETGTPQALLRAAGAYEDFAAEAGYTWAEPHRHRLRQRLTNTLLDTAENTAPHIAGALLQHAVRISPHAEQAHHTLIAHLVSQGDTKAAATAYAEYETAMREIGEEVDPGIRDRMG from the coding sequence ATGCGTCCGTCCCTTTGCCAGGCCGGAGCCCTGGTGGTGAGCATTGCGCTGCTGGTCGGCCTGCCCTACGCCGCCGCCACCCTGCCCACCGCACCGAGCGCCGGGTGGGATGCGGTCACCGCCTGGGCGTATCTGCGCGGCGGAACCCTGCCCCCGGGGAGTGGCACCCTGCTGCTCATGATCGGGCTGTGGGGTGCGTGGGGGCTCTATGTTCTCGCGTTGGGGGCCGAGGTCGCCGCGCGGCTGGCCGGCCGGGCCCCGCGGCGCCGCCTGCTCGGCCCCCTGCAGGTCATGGCCGCTACCGCCATCGGTGCGACTCTGAGCGCCCCGGCCGCCCACGCCGCCGCCCCGGCCTCCTCCGCCGAGGCCGTCAGCACCCCGCAACCAGAAGACACCGGTTCCCGCACCACCGGCGGCGAACAGGGCGGGGAAGAGGAGCCTGGGGCGCCGCAGGCCGGCGAATCCGAAAACGGCCTCGTCGAACGCACCCGCACCCTCGACGGATTCGGCCACGACTCCGCCGAGCTCCCAGAAGAGGCGCAGGCCGACCTGGACCCGGTGGTGCAGATGATCGCCGGCCACGCCGCCGCAGGCGTCCCCGTCGTGGTCACCGGCCACACCGACGCCACCGGCGATCCCGACTATAACCAGGAGCTGTCCCAGCGCCGCGCCGAGGCCGTCGCCGAACAGCTGCGCACCCGCCTGGGCGAGGCCGCCCCGCCGATCCAGGCCCGCGGCCTGGGCTCGGCCGCCCCTCTGCAAGAGGCCGACCCGGAGGACGCCGCGCAGCGGCGGGTCGAGATCGCCTACACCGTCACCACCACCCCGCCACCCCAGTCCCCGCCCAGCGAGACAGAAAAGGAAGAGCCCCCGCCCGCAGACGCCGCCCCCGAAGGCACCGAGGAGCGGTCGGTGATCGTGGTCGAGGTGCCCTCCGCGGCCGGCGTGGCCGGAGCCGCGGTGGCGGCCGGCGCCGCCGGGTTCTGGGCCGGCCGCCGAGGCCGCCCCGCTTCCCGCCGCGAAGACGGCCATGACGACCCCGACCACACCACGGAGCCAGAGCCGGAAGCAGGGAGAGAGGGGGAACCGGAAGGGCCTGTGTCCGGTGGTGATCCAGGACCGGGTTGGAGGCACGACCTCGATCTCCCCCACACCCCCGAACACCACGAAGAACCCGAGCCTGAGGATGAACCCGCCTCAGAAACCGCAGCGCCGCCCCCGCCCGGCAAACGGGTGGAGGTGGCCCGGCTGCGCGGCGCTGTGGGGCTCACCGGCGCCGGCGCGGCGGGCGCGGCCCGCACCGCCTTGGCTGCGGCACACCACCCCGGTCTGCACGTGATCATCCCGGCCCCCGACCTGGAGCATCTGCTCGGCGCTGAAGCCGCCCACCGGATCCGCGAGACCACAGCGTCGGCGGTGACCATCACCGGCGACCTGGAGCAGGCCACCGCCCGCCTGCACACCGAAATGCTCACCCGCCTCGACGAACTCGACGACGAAGAAGGAGGCGAGCGGCCGCTGCTCGCCCCCGATGACCCGGAGGAGGCGGTGCTGCTCATCGCCGCCGCCGACCACGACGCCGCCGAACGGATCGAGGTCCTGCTCGCCGGCGCCGGCGCCGCGCCGGTGGCCGCGCTGCTGCTCAGCAACTGGCCCGAGCGCGTGGTCGCCGTCGACCACAGCGGCACCGTCACCGGCGGCGACGGCGACATTACCCCTATCCGGGGCCTGGCCTGGCCCCCTGCCACCCGCGGCCACGTCCTCGACGCCCTCCTCACCCCACCGCCGCAGGAACCCCAGCCGGCCCTCGGGTCCGCAGTAGAGGAAGAACCCGCCGACGCTCCTGAGGACACCGGTCCGCAGCACACAGAAGAAACCGAAGGCCCCGCCTCCGAAGAACAGGACGAGAAGACGGCGGAGCCGCCAGTGCGCCTGCAGGTGCTGGGGCGAATCACCCTGAAAATCCACGGCAGAACCCTCGCCCCGCGGCGCCGCGCCGCCCACGAGGCCGCCGCCTACCTCACCCTGCACCCCGACGGAGTGCGCCTCGACCGCGCGGTGGAGGAGATGTGGCCCGGAGAGCCGGCCACCCGGGCCACACGGCGCTTCCACGACGCCGTCAGCGCCCTGCGCGCCGCCATCCGCGGTGCCCTGCCCACAGACAGCAGCCCTGCGGTGGTGCTGCGGGAGGACGATTACTACCGCCTCGACCCCGCCACCCTGCGCACCGATCTCGCCGACCTCCACACCGCCCTGGAGACCGGCACCCCCCAAGCCCTGCTGCGCGCCGCCGGGGCCTATGAGGATTTCGCGGCCGAGGCCGGCTACACCTGGGCCGAACCGCACCGCCACCGCCTCCGCCAACGCCTCACCAACACCCTGCTGGACACCGCCGAAAACACCGCCCCCCATATCGCCGGGGCGCTGCTGCAGCACGCGGTACGCATCTCCCCCCACGCCGAGCAGGCCCACCACACCCTCATCGCCCATTTGGTCAGCCAGGGCGACACCAAAGCCGCCGCAACCGCCTATGCTGAATACGAAACCGCCATGCGAGAAATCGGCGAAGAAGTCGACCCGGGAATACGCGACCGCATGGGCTGA
- a CDS encoding TadE/TadG family type IV pilus assembly protein encodes MLRHRIRHRRREEWGSAAVELCLLTPLLIALALLIVLAHRLTTAAQAADTAAHAAARAATLERTSQAARAAAEQAAAETLRTHNLSCHEHALTLRTGGLEPGATVTAELVCRTELADLAGLGVPGSREVSGEASAVVDVYRGRP; translated from the coding sequence ATGCTCCGACACAGAATCCGACACAGAAGAAGAGAGGAGTGGGGGAGTGCGGCGGTGGAGCTGTGCCTGCTCACCCCGCTGCTCATCGCCCTGGCCCTGCTCATCGTGCTGGCCCACCGCCTGACCACCGCCGCCCAGGCCGCCGATACGGCAGCGCACGCCGCCGCCCGCGCCGCCACCCTGGAACGCACCTCCCAGGCCGCCCGGGCCGCGGCCGAGCAGGCGGCTGCGGAAACGCTGCGAACGCACAACCTCAGCTGCCACGAGCACGCCCTGACCCTGCGAACGGGCGGCCTGGAACCCGGCGCCACCGTCACGGCCGAGCTGGTCTGCCGCACCGAGCTGGCCGACCTGGCCGGGCTGGGGGTGCCGGGCAGCCGCGAGGTGAGCGGTGAGGCGAGCGCGGTCGTCGACGTCTACCGGGGCCGCCCATGA
- a CDS encoding C40 family peptidase, protein MASPGCGLAAVVVPLLLGGMAVSMFTSVIDDDSSPEAPAAPGNVEGIPDTLLDAYTRAPSALAKEFPGCKGMRWQILAGIGQVESDLLAGHTISSEGDVSPPMIGPRLDGSGVGGNLTPHYDTDGGRWDGDTEYDRAVGPNQHLPSGWATYGADGNNDGEADPHNVYDSALASARELCMSGGEDVDFTDREQLADALFRYNNADWYVEQVLAEIDRFDALPAPVAPGGGGSEAGRAAVEWALRQVGWPYVWGGESREEGGFDCSGLTMAAWAAAGVDIPRVTTDQYRAGRRVPIDALQPGDLLFYDTTDLGAPGPAPSHVTMYIGEGRMVNAPSTGKDVRTEPIESEVYGPRFMGAIRPGG, encoded by the coding sequence GTGGCTAGCCCCGGGTGCGGGCTGGCCGCCGTCGTGGTCCCGCTGCTACTTGGCGGGATGGCGGTGTCGATGTTCACTTCGGTCATCGACGACGACAGCTCTCCGGAAGCACCGGCGGCGCCGGGCAACGTGGAGGGGATCCCCGATACGCTGCTGGACGCCTACACCCGCGCCCCCTCCGCACTCGCCAAGGAGTTCCCCGGTTGCAAGGGGATGCGGTGGCAGATCCTGGCCGGCATCGGCCAGGTCGAGTCCGACCTGCTCGCCGGGCACACCATCTCCTCCGAAGGCGACGTGTCCCCGCCGATGATCGGCCCCCGTCTCGACGGCTCCGGGGTCGGCGGCAATCTCACCCCGCACTACGACACCGACGGTGGCCGCTGGGACGGCGACACCGAATACGACCGCGCCGTGGGCCCCAACCAGCACCTGCCCTCCGGGTGGGCGACCTACGGCGCAGACGGCAACAACGACGGTGAAGCCGACCCCCACAACGTCTACGACTCCGCGCTGGCGAGCGCGCGGGAGCTGTGCATGAGCGGCGGAGAAGACGTCGACTTCACCGACCGCGAACAACTCGCCGACGCCCTGTTCCGCTACAACAACGCCGACTGGTACGTCGAACAGGTGCTGGCCGAGATCGACCGTTTCGACGCCCTGCCCGCCCCTGTAGCCCCCGGCGGAGGCGGAAGTGAAGCCGGCCGTGCGGCGGTGGAGTGGGCGCTACGGCAGGTGGGGTGGCCCTATGTGTGGGGTGGAGAGAGCCGGGAGGAGGGCGGTTTCGACTGCTCCGGGCTGACCATGGCCGCCTGGGCGGCCGCCGGGGTGGACATCCCGCGGGTGACCACCGACCAGTACCGGGCCGGACGGCGTGTTCCCATCGACGCTCTGCAGCCGGGAGACCTGCTATTCTACGACACCACCGACCTGGGCGCCCCGGGCCCGGCCCCCTCGCACGTGACGATGTACATCGGCGAGGGCCGGATGGTCAACGCGCCGAGCACCGGCAAGGACGTGCGCACCGAGCCCATCGAAAGCGAGGTGTACGGCCCCAGGTTCATGGGAGCGATCCGCCCCGGAGGATAG
- a CDS encoding type IV secretory system conjugative DNA transfer family protein, with protein MIDIFLDLGRLPTLLAEAIIGLVTAFGWWLAAAALGAVGAWMAGRTVALVLRHRSWARHARVVEILPPPQSALSGAEALWTRMLGLLRPAWKRVLFGQPHVAWEYVFDERGIRVRLWVPGPVPPGLVERAVEATWPGASATARPAPPPDTGVSAHGGHLRLARPDHYPIAATHEDDPLRAVLGAAGAPAPGEQVLIQVTVRPVTGARLRHANRAAAKLRQSHSANKVFDTVTPGSHRRGAALAALRPEVSGEIRAILTKSTAPRLETLVRYLVTSPGTEDAAVERRRGRAHAITGAFAVFTGFNHYRRSRVPLVAARLAQARWLDRGDLLSARELAAVAHLPVDETVPGLERAPARPTAPPPGIAGDTPDTRLLGVADAARRRPVGLQVADARHHMHVIGGTGTGKTTFLLNAILDDIAKRRGCVFIEPKGESNLLLSRMPEHALDRVVLIDPDDNAPPPALSVLSGRRGERERSADMVTGIFRRIFADSWGPRTEDILRSACLTLAGTPHAGLANIPRLLENPAFRRRATARINDPVLAGFWSWYEELSEPARAHATAPLANKLRSVLLRSFARDLLASDPGGLDLRRLLDEGAVIIARLPKGVLGEDSASLLGSLLLAQVWNAVLARASQPEAERRDVGIYLDECQNFLTLPYGVDDMLAEARAYRAGLVLAHQDLSQLPRDLREAVSANARSKVFFDVSPEDARALARHVRPNLAEHDLSHLAAFQAGVRLVSGGALSPSFTLRTRPLPPPVKGRATQVRKAARKHVHPR; from the coding sequence GTGATCGATATCTTCCTGGACCTGGGCCGCCTGCCCACGCTCCTGGCCGAGGCCATCATCGGCCTCGTCACCGCCTTCGGGTGGTGGCTGGCCGCGGCCGCGCTCGGGGCGGTGGGCGCCTGGATGGCCGGGCGCACCGTAGCCCTCGTGCTGCGGCACCGCTCCTGGGCGCGCCACGCCCGGGTGGTGGAGATCCTGCCCCCTCCGCAGAGCGCCTTGTCGGGGGCCGAGGCGCTGTGGACGCGGATGCTGGGGCTGCTGCGCCCCGCATGGAAGCGCGTCCTGTTCGGCCAGCCGCACGTGGCCTGGGAGTACGTCTTCGACGAGCGCGGCATCCGGGTGCGGCTGTGGGTGCCCGGCCCCGTTCCGCCCGGACTGGTGGAACGCGCGGTAGAGGCCACCTGGCCCGGCGCCTCAGCCACCGCCCGCCCCGCCCCACCCCCTGATACCGGCGTGTCCGCCCACGGCGGGCACCTGCGCCTGGCCCGCCCCGACCACTACCCCATCGCCGCCACACACGAAGACGACCCGCTGCGCGCGGTGCTGGGCGCGGCCGGCGCGCCCGCGCCCGGAGAGCAGGTGCTCATCCAGGTGACGGTGCGCCCGGTCACCGGGGCCCGGCTGCGCCACGCCAACCGCGCCGCGGCCAAACTCCGCCAGTCCCACAGCGCGAACAAGGTGTTCGACACGGTCACCCCCGGCAGCCACCGGCGCGGGGCTGCCTTGGCGGCGCTGCGCCCGGAGGTCTCCGGAGAGATCCGCGCGATCCTCACCAAGTCGACGGCGCCCCGGCTGGAGACGCTGGTGCGCTACCTGGTCACCAGCCCCGGAACCGAGGATGCGGCGGTGGAGCGGCGGCGCGGCCGCGCCCACGCCATCACCGGCGCCTTCGCGGTCTTCACCGGCTTCAACCACTACCGGAGGTCAAGGGTGCCGCTCGTGGCGGCCCGGCTGGCCCAGGCGCGCTGGCTGGACCGCGGCGACCTGCTGTCGGCGCGCGAGCTGGCCGCGGTGGCGCACCTGCCGGTGGATGAGACGGTGCCCGGCCTGGAACGCGCCCCGGCCCGACCCACCGCTCCCCCGCCAGGCATCGCCGGCGACACCCCCGACACCCGGCTGCTCGGGGTGGCCGACGCCGCCCGGAGGCGCCCCGTCGGGCTTCAGGTGGCCGACGCGCGCCACCACATGCACGTCATCGGCGGCACCGGGACCGGCAAGACCACCTTCCTTCTCAACGCGATCCTCGACGACATCGCCAAGAGGCGCGGGTGTGTGTTCATCGAACCCAAAGGCGAATCGAACCTGCTGCTGTCCCGGATGCCCGAACACGCCCTCGACCGGGTGGTGCTGATCGACCCCGACGACAACGCGCCCCCACCCGCCTTGAGCGTGCTCTCGGGGCGGCGCGGGGAGCGGGAGCGCTCCGCCGACATGGTCACCGGGATCTTCCGCCGGATCTTCGCCGACTCCTGGGGGCCGCGCACCGAAGACATCCTGCGCTCGGCCTGCCTCACCCTGGCAGGGACCCCGCACGCCGGCCTGGCCAACATCCCCCGCCTGCTGGAGAACCCGGCGTTCCGGCGGCGGGCCACCGCCCGCATCAACGACCCCGTCCTCGCCGGGTTCTGGTCGTGGTACGAGGAGTTGTCCGAGCCGGCCCGGGCGCATGCCACCGCCCCGCTCGCCAACAAGCTCCGCTCGGTGCTGCTGCGCAGCTTCGCCCGGGACCTGCTCGCCTCCGACCCCGGCGGCCTGGACCTGCGCCGCTTGCTCGACGAGGGCGCGGTCATCATCGCCCGCCTGCCCAAAGGCGTCCTCGGCGAGGACTCTGCTTCCCTGCTCGGGTCGCTGCTGCTGGCCCAGGTGTGGAACGCCGTGCTGGCCCGCGCCTCCCAGCCGGAGGCCGAGCGCCGCGACGTCGGCATCTACCTCGACGAATGCCAGAACTTTCTGACCCTGCCCTACGGCGTCGACGACATGCTCGCCGAGGCCCGCGCCTACCGCGCCGGGCTGGTCCTGGCCCACCAGGACCTGAGTCAGCTGCCGCGCGACCTGCGCGAGGCCGTCTCCGCCAACGCCCGCTCCAAAGTCTTCTTCGATGTCTCCCCCGAAGACGCCCGCGCCCTGGCCCGGCACGTGCGCCCCAACCTGGCCGAGCACGACCTGTCGCACCTGGCGGCCTTCCAGGCCGGGGTGCGCCTGGTCTCCGGCGGAGCGCTGTCCCCGAGCTTCACGCTGCGCACCCGGCCCCTGCCGCCCCCGGTGAAGGGCCGGGCCACCCAGGTGCGCAAAGCCGCCCGCAAACACGTCCACCCCCGCTGA
- a CDS encoding replication-relaxation family protein, producing MRVPNRPDQRDVVRPRTTAEAVHRLVSRLTPRDRRIMRTVYRHRTLTTDQIAKLEFGSYASAKNRLLVLYRLRALERFRPWIPAGSAPWHYILDTPGAEILAAEHGRTAREWGYRRDQVLSVAYRSSLTHTIGTNAFFVDLQSHSRARHDVRLIWRTSAECMAQFDDVVRPDGAGQWEHRNEQVAFFLEYDTGTEPLRRLADKLDRYHELSRLTGHRGVVLFYLPSPTRQDNLHRYLGKHAPPVPAATAVHAAHPAEQVWTPIGSSRHYTLAGLGALTEPVEQPFLPEWDDPEEGAGG from the coding sequence GTGCGCGTCCCGAACCGGCCCGACCAGCGCGACGTCGTCCGTCCCCGCACCACCGCCGAAGCCGTCCACCGCCTGGTCTCCCGCCTCACCCCCCGCGACCGGCGCATCATGCGCACCGTCTACCGCCACCGCACCCTGACCACCGACCAGATCGCGAAGCTGGAGTTCGGCTCCTACGCCTCCGCCAAGAACCGGCTGCTGGTGCTGTACCGGCTGCGCGCGCTGGAGCGGTTCCGCCCCTGGATCCCGGCCGGCAGCGCCCCCTGGCACTACATCCTCGACACCCCCGGCGCCGAGATCTTGGCCGCCGAGCACGGGCGTACCGCCCGGGAGTGGGGGTACCGGCGCGACCAGGTGCTTTCGGTGGCCTACCGCTCTTCCCTGACCCACACCATCGGCACCAACGCCTTCTTCGTCGACCTGCAGTCCCACTCCCGCGCCCGCCACGACGTCCGCCTGATCTGGCGCACCTCCGCAGAGTGCATGGCGCAGTTCGACGACGTGGTGCGCCCGGATGGCGCCGGGCAGTGGGAACACCGCAACGAGCAGGTGGCCTTCTTCTTGGAGTACGACACCGGCACCGAGCCGCTGCGGCGGCTGGCCGACAAGCTCGACCGCTACCACGAACTGAGCAGGTTGACCGGGCACCGCGGCGTCGTGCTGTTCTACCTGCCCTCCCCCACCCGCCAGGACAACCTCCACCGCTACCTCGGCAAGCACGCCCCGCCGGTGCCGGCCGCCACCGCCGTGCACGCCGCCCACCCCGCCGAACAGGTGTGGACACCCATCGGGTCCAGCCGGCACTACACCCTGGCCGGCCTCGGCGCCCTCACCGAGCCGGTGGAGCAGCCGTTCCTGCCCGAATGGGACGACCCGGAGGAGGGGGCGGGTGGCTAG